A stretch of Octopus bimaculoides isolate UCB-OBI-ISO-001 chromosome 23, ASM119413v2, whole genome shotgun sequence DNA encodes these proteins:
- the LOC106867809 gene encoding FERM, ARHGEF and pleckstrin domain-containing protein 2 → MFFQRAPADKSYCITKELLMTERTFKKDLEVITQSFQNAVNSVMPDYLSHLMFSTLCPIYNFHCNFIRNIEQRIISWEGKYNTPVNPESQKIGNVLLELDTVLPIYRTYLDRLEEMLSELELTLKRNREFEQLYKEFEAEKTCYLPLXXXXLFRSLLKPGQRLLHYRLILERLLKHYNQDHPDYKNCQEAHSHILEVINLSREKMQKVDNLQKLIELQRDLVGIDSLIHPDREFIREGCLQKFSRKGYQQRMFFLFSDMLIYTSRTATSLLQFKVHGQLPLRGMMVEESDISKVAVANSFTIYGGNKCILVAASSEEEKDKWIEDLNFSISMAKKQTDDRLKYGSIRSTTSSNENVSTTGSSDIDKLGTSPPSPEKQIQHRGNTTMHVCWHRNTSVSMRDHDKAVKNQLSGYLLRKFKTSNGWQKLWVVFTNFCLFFYKTYQDEFPLASLPLLGYAVNIPTEEDKITKDHVFKLQFKNHVYFFRAESEYTFQRWIEVVKCATSSARRLRVFSRMESEQGAEKC, encoded by the exons ATGTTTTTCCAGCGAGCTCCAGCTGATAAATCTTATTGTATAACAAAAGAACTCCTGATGACAGAACGAACATTTAAAAAGGACTTGGAAGTCATTACACAG tcttTCCAAAATGCTGTGAACTCTGTGATGCCTGATTATCTTTCTCATCTAATGTTCTCTACCCTTTGTCCCATCTACAACTTCCATTGCAACTTCATCAGGAACATAGAGCAGAGAATTATTTCATG GGAAGGCAAATATAACACCCCAGTAAATCCAGAATCGCAGAAAATTGGTAACGTCTTGCTAGAACTGGATACTGTCCTTCCT ATTTATCGAACTTACTTAGATCGGCTTGAAGAGATGCTCTCCGAATTGGAACTAACCCTCAAACGGAACAGAGAATTCGAGCAGTTGTACAAAGAATTTGAGGCTGAAAAAACGTGTTACTTGCCTTTGNNNNNNNNNNCGCTCTTCCGATCTCTCCTAAAACCCGGACAACGACTTCTACATTATCGGTTAATACTTGAAA gacTGTTGAAACACTATAACCAAGACCACCCTGACTACAAAAATTGCCAAG AAGCACATAGCCATATTCTTGAAGTAATCAATCTGTCTAGAGAAAAAATGCAAAAAGTG GATAATTTACAGAAGCTTATAGAACTTCAGCGAGATTTGGTCGGAATCGACAGTCTCATACATCCAGATAGG GAATTCATTCGAGAAGGATGTCTGCAGAAGTTTTCCCGTAAAGGTTACCAACAGAGAATGTTCTTCTTG TTTTCAGATATGCTAATCTACACAAGTCGGACAGCAACATCTCTACTCCAGTTTAAAGTGCACGGCCAGTTACCTCTTCGAGGAATGATG GTCGAAGAATCTGATATTTCCAAAGTAGCTGTGGCAAATAGTTTTACAATCTATGGTGGAAACAAATGTATTCTCGTTGCTGCCag TtctgaagaagagaaagacaaatgGATTGAAGACTTGAACTTCTCAATTTCTATGGCCAAGAAACAAACTGATGATAGGCTGAAGTATGGCAGCATTCGGTCCACAACTA GCTCCAATGAGAATGTTTCCACAACCGGCTCCTCGGATATCGACAAACTCGGTACGTCTCCTCCTAGCCCAGAAAAGCAAATACAACATCGAGGCAACActactatgcatgtatgttggcACCGTAACACCAGTGTGAGTATGAGAGACCACGACAAAGCTGTTAAG AACCAGCTCAGTGGTTATCTCCTGAGAAAATTCAAAACCAGCAATGGATGGCAAAAGCTATGGGTGGTCTTCACAAATTTCTGCTTGTTTTTCTACAAGACCTACCAA gaTGAATTCCCTCTGGCCAGCCTCCCATTGCTTGGTTATGCTGTCAACATACCAACAGAAGAAGACAAGATCACCAAGGATCACGTCTTCAAACTCCAGTTCAAAAACCATGTCTATTTCTTCCGAGCAGAAAGTGAATATACATTTCAGAG ATGGATTGAAGTGGTCAAATGTGCCACCAGCAGTGCCCGCAGATTACGTGTTTTCAGTCGAATGGAGAGTGAACAAGGGGCAGAGAAATGCTAA